A region of Neovison vison isolate M4711 chromosome 7, ASM_NN_V1, whole genome shotgun sequence DNA encodes the following proteins:
- the C7H11orf86 gene encoding uncharacterized protein C11orf86 homolog isoform X1, which yields MGSGPRSQSLRGPRPTYGKLQEPWGKPRESRLCRALSLTQGHEKSRPSIEGSERLDMPGQESLPGGPEDMERLIQAQQGKGQQWRKQYQQQVRRRWKSFVSSFPGVTLSWQASPQPPQGTTS from the exons ATGGGGTCGGGCCCACGCAGCCAGTCCTTGCGAGGACCACGGCCCACCTACGGCAAACTCCAGGAGCCCTGGGGGAAGCCTCGAGAGAGCAGACTGTGCAGGGCACTGAGCCTCACGCAGGGGCATGAGAAATCCAGGCCCTCCATCGAAGGCTCAGAAAGGCTGGACATGCCCGGTCAGGAGTCGCTGCCAGGGGGCCCCGAGGACATGGAGCGGCTCATCCAGGCCCAGCAAGGAAAAGGGCAGCAGTGGCGGAAGCAGTATCAGCAG CAGGTGAGGAGAAGATGGAAGAGCTTTGTCTCCAGCTTCCCTGGTGTGACCCTGAGCTGGCAagcctccccacagccccctcAGGGCACCACCAGCTAA
- the C7H11orf86 gene encoding uncharacterized protein C11orf86 homolog isoform X2 has protein sequence MGSGPRSQSLRGPRPTYGKLQEPWGKPRESRLCRALSLTQGHEKSRPSIEGSERLDMPGQESLPGGPEDMERLIQAQQGKGQQWRKQYQQVRRRWKSFVSSFPGVTLSWQASPQPPQGTTS, from the exons ATGGGGTCGGGCCCACGCAGCCAGTCCTTGCGAGGACCACGGCCCACCTACGGCAAACTCCAGGAGCCCTGGGGGAAGCCTCGAGAGAGCAGACTGTGCAGGGCACTGAGCCTCACGCAGGGGCATGAGAAATCCAGGCCCTCCATCGAAGGCTCAGAAAGGCTGGACATGCCCGGTCAGGAGTCGCTGCCAGGGGGCCCCGAGGACATGGAGCGGCTCATCCAGGCCCAGCAAGGAAAAGGGCAGCAGTGGCGGAAGCAGTATCAGCAG GTGAGGAGAAGATGGAAGAGCTTTGTCTCCAGCTTCCCTGGTGTGACCCTGAGCTGGCAagcctccccacagccccctcAGGGCACCACCAGCTAA